Proteins found in one Candidatus Bathyarchaeota archaeon genomic segment:
- a CDS encoding Gfo/Idh/MocA family oxidoreductase, whose protein sequence is MQKVKLGIIGLGFVGQLHLKHGLKLENATVEAVADTSPKALQKAKELGVKKVFVDYTDMLAGSQVDAVLISLPTHLHLKCARQAAEAKKDIFLEKPIAITVEEAKEVIAVAEHNSVKLMLGYPLRFNKKFLKVKEDMANGLLGNVENAHATYISSGPFFHRADDHTPVPVPDWWFNTELTGGGALMDLGCHVINLLRWLFGEVVDIKSQFGYRFNMHFEDSAMCLARFASGSVAAINVGWFSQEYLFKVDFLGSVKHVSVEHMPPSTISNLYQMLTRGINSFTQPHFDELQYFVDCLINDEEPSPTGLDGLRDLEAISKAYKNQIIV, encoded by the coding sequence GTGCAGAAGGTAAAGTTAGGTATCATTGGTTTGGGCTTCGTTGGTCAGCTCCATCTAAAGCATGGTCTAAAACTTGAAAACGCTACGGTTGAAGCTGTAGCGGACACTTCGCCTAAGGCTTTGCAGAAGGCAAAAGAACTCGGTGTAAAGAAAGTTTTCGTTGATTACACTGATATGCTCGCGGGTTCGCAGGTTGACGCTGTCTTGATTTCGTTGCCGACACATCTTCATCTAAAATGTGCAAGGCAAGCGGCTGAGGCTAAGAAGGATATTTTTCTGGAGAAGCCTATTGCTATTACGGTTGAGGAAGCAAAAGAAGTCATCGCGGTTGCTGAACACAACTCGGTTAAGCTGATGCTTGGTTACCCCTTGCGGTTTAATAAAAAGTTCCTTAAAGTCAAGGAGGATATGGCAAACGGCTTACTCGGCAACGTGGAGAACGCTCATGCAACCTACATAAGTTCGGGACCCTTTTTCCACAGAGCAGACGACCACACGCCTGTTCCTGTTCCTGACTGGTGGTTCAACACGGAGCTGACAGGTGGCGGAGCCCTGATGGATTTGGGCTGTCACGTGATTAACCTGCTGAGGTGGTTGTTTGGTGAAGTCGTGGACATCAAAAGCCAGTTCGGGTACAGGTTCAATATGCATTTTGAGGATTCAGCGATGTGCCTTGCAAGGTTTGCGTCGGGGTCAGTTGCCGCAATCAATGTGGGTTGGTTTTCGCAGGAGTACTTGTTTAAGGTAGATTTCTTGGGAAGCGTTAAACATGTTTCAGTTGAGCATATGCCTCCAAGTACCATATCCAATCTTTATCAGATGTTGACTAGAGGCATCAACTCTTTTACTCAGCCTCATTTCGATGAGCTTCAGTATTTTGTTGACTGCTTGATCAACGATGAAGAACCGTCGCCGACTGGGTTGGATGGGCTGAGGGATTTGGAAGCTATATCAAAGGCTTATAAAAACCAAATTATCGTGTAG
- a CDS encoding DUF362 domain-containing protein → MSLVSLVKIPKSNEHPMGQAIRQALNLIDYAFDRSVRKVVIKPNLCYYFDCTTGQTTEPQFVSELIDVLREEISGDVDVAVVESDASAMRCKYAFRMLGFEKLASEKNVRLVNLSLDESQRVDATCNGKNYSFLVPKTIRDADLRINIAKIKYTVDPIKLTCALKNIYGCNPYPKKYTYHSDLGNVIVALNKAMKFNLCLIDNKIASGIQPRRLDLVMASRDPVAIDFAAAKIAGLNPYRIAYLALAEREGVGKRAYIPRGESLEFFRALYPKPTFKIKAKTRARQLLVGVGLGGRLGLE, encoded by the coding sequence TTGAGTCTAGTAAGCCTCGTTAAAATCCCCAAAAGCAATGAGCATCCAATGGGACAGGCGATTCGTCAAGCGCTCAACCTAATCGATTACGCCTTCGACAGAAGCGTTCGGAAAGTTGTGATTAAGCCTAATTTGTGCTATTATTTTGATTGTACGACTGGTCAAACCACTGAGCCGCAGTTCGTGTCAGAGCTGATTGACGTGTTACGGGAGGAAATCTCGGGGGATGTGGATGTTGCGGTTGTGGAATCTGATGCTTCTGCGATGCGTTGCAAGTACGCTTTTAGGATGTTAGGGTTTGAGAAGCTTGCCAGCGAAAAAAATGTGCGGCTGGTGAACTTATCTTTAGATGAGAGCCAACGCGTTGATGCCACCTGTAACGGCAAGAACTACAGTTTTTTGGTTCCCAAAACCATCCGTGACGCCGACTTGCGGATTAACATTGCCAAAATCAAGTATACTGTTGACCCAATCAAGTTAACGTGCGCTTTAAAGAACATTTACGGTTGCAACCCTTACCCAAAAAAATACACGTACCACTCCGACCTTGGCAACGTAATCGTCGCCTTAAACAAAGCTATGAAGTTCAACCTATGCCTAATCGACAACAAAATTGCCTCAGGCATTCAGCCGCGCAGGCTAGATTTAGTCATGGCTAGCCGTGACCCAGTGGCGATTGATTTTGCAGCAGCAAAAATAGCGGGTCTAAATCCGTACAGGATTGCGTATTTAGCGTTGGCTGAGCGGGAAGGAGTGGGCAAAAGAGCCTACATTCCACGTGGCGAATCTCTCGAGTTTTTTCGGGCTTTGTATCCTAAGCCGACATTTAAGATAAAAGCTAAAACGCGTGCCCGCCAGCTTCTGGTCGGTGTAGGACTTGGTGGACGGTTGGGTCTTGAGTAA
- a CDS encoding glycosyltransferase: MVLVSVLMASYNHERYLSEAIESVLNQTFPDLELIIVDDCSTDNSKQVIEKFLATDKRVRAFFHNKNMGIARTTNECLNAATGKYVSFVSSDDVWAPSKLEKQLSILRRDEDKVVWSEGIIINSEGFPTGQTFTQMNACGNKPKNGRIFREIINENYIFAQSLLFKREFCRNLSFNCNLKYLSDYQFMVDLSYNHDFVFIPEPLAKYRIHGKNTIFRDQANWLKDRVLLRSYFLERYGNSLSKHLKGNLYLKIGEAYLGLGQKGLAKQYFFEALRVDSFSKESLLYFTHVATKADSLAHKFLLQFYLKLFSGVA; encoded by the coding sequence ATGGTTTTAGTAAGTGTTTTGATGGCTTCCTACAACCACGAAAGATACCTATCAGAAGCCATTGAAAGCGTGCTAAACCAGACCTTCCCAGACCTCGAATTAATAATCGTTGATGACTGCTCCACCGACAACTCGAAACAAGTCATTGAAAAGTTCCTTGCCACGGATAAGCGAGTGCGAGCGTTTTTCCACAATAAAAATATGGGAATTGCTAGAACAACAAACGAGTGCCTAAACGCTGCCACAGGCAAGTATGTCTCTTTTGTAAGCTCAGATGATGTTTGGGCGCCGTCTAAGCTCGAAAAACAGCTTAGCATTTTGAGAAGGGACGAAGACAAGGTTGTCTGGTCTGAAGGCATCATCATAAACAGCGAAGGTTTTCCCACTGGCCAAACCTTCACGCAGATGAACGCTTGTGGAAATAAACCTAAAAACGGCAGAATCTTTAGAGAAATCATAAACGAGAACTACATTTTTGCCCAAAGCCTTCTGTTTAAGCGAGAATTCTGCCGCAACTTATCCTTCAACTGCAACCTGAAGTACTTAAGCGACTATCAATTCATGGTTGACCTCTCCTACAACCACGATTTCGTCTTCATCCCCGAGCCCTTAGCTAAGTACCGCATTCACGGCAAAAACACGATCTTTAGAGACCAAGCCAACTGGCTAAAAGACCGTGTACTTTTGAGAAGTTACTTTCTTGAGCGGTACGGCAACAGTCTGTCAAAGCACCTCAAAGGCAACTTGTACTTGAAGATAGGCGAAGCATACTTGGGTCTGGGGCAAAAAGGCTTAGCGAAACAATACTTTTTTGAGGCACTACGAGTTGATTCCTTCAGCAAAGAAAGCCTTCTCTACTTCACCCACGTTGCAACAAAAGCCGATAGCTTAGCACACAAGTTTCTGCTACAATTCTACCTAAAGCTATTCAGCGGAGTTGCCTGA
- a CDS encoding GNAT family N-acetyltransferase — MTILEPQSKRRTRDKTLRVAVYSPENKGLWDRFVSESKNGVFLFYRNYMEYHQDRFRDHSLLFFKGGKLVGVLPANLDGQTLYSHGGLTFGGVVSGYDMTQPLMLEIFGKLFEHCQVIGINRVVYKVVPYIYHSVPADEDLYALFRYGAELIARNVSSCIQLSEKRPFDSSRKDNLRKAKRNGLFVQESRDFESFMKISQEILNERHGVKPAHTAQEIKLLASRFPNNIKLFTSCKDDEMLAGVIMYESKNVAHMQYAANSKLGWSLGAQDFIEDYLINHYYKNKRYFDFGISTEKSGQALNLGLIRRKEDFGASAVMYDIYQIRV; from the coding sequence ATGACCATTCTTGAACCCCAAAGCAAAAGACGAACCAGAGATAAAACATTAAGAGTAGCAGTCTACAGCCCTGAAAACAAAGGCTTATGGGACAGGTTTGTCTCTGAATCTAAAAACGGCGTTTTCCTCTTCTACAGGAATTACATGGAGTATCACCAAGACAGGTTCCGCGACCACTCGTTGCTGTTCTTTAAGGGAGGCAAACTTGTCGGTGTTTTGCCTGCAAACTTGGATGGGCAGACGCTGTATAGTCACGGTGGTTTAACTTTTGGCGGCGTAGTATCAGGATATGATATGACACAGCCGTTGATGCTTGAGATTTTCGGTAAACTGTTTGAGCACTGCCAAGTGATAGGCATAAATCGTGTTGTTTACAAAGTGGTGCCGTATATTTACCATTCTGTTCCAGCAGACGAGGACCTCTATGCCTTATTCCGTTATGGCGCTGAATTAATTGCACGCAACGTTTCTTCCTGTATACAACTATCAGAGAAGAGACCTTTTGATTCAAGCAGAAAAGACAACTTAAGAAAAGCCAAACGAAATGGGCTCTTTGTCCAAGAAAGCAGAGATTTTGAATCCTTTATGAAAATAAGCCAAGAAATATTAAACGAGCGTCATGGAGTCAAACCCGCGCACACCGCACAGGAAATTAAGCTTTTAGCCTCACGTTTCCCAAATAACATTAAACTTTTTACCTCATGCAAAGACGACGAGATGCTTGCGGGCGTAATCATGTACGAGAGCAAGAACGTTGCACACATGCAGTATGCCGCCAACTCAAAACTGGGCTGGAGTCTCGGCGCCCAAGACTTCATAGAAGACTACCTAATCAACCATTACTACAAAAACAAGCGGTACTTTGATTTTGGAATTTCCACTGAAAAATCTGGACAGGCGCTGAATTTAGGGTTGATTAGGCGCAAAGAAGATTTTGGTGCAAGCGCCGTCATGTACGACATCTACCAAATTCGCGTTTAG
- a CDS encoding acetyltransferase, giving the protein MAGEKQKVVIIGEGETAELAYDYFKSDPCYEIVAFSAEKVHMKRQVLFSLPVVPLEQIEEYYDPKSHKAFVAISYTQLNRLRLRLCNITKQKGYSLCTYISPRAFIGAGAQIGENCFILENASIQRGAKIGDNVTIWSGSLVGHRSVVRDNCFIASHVAISGFCDIGENCFLGVNSCVGSGIKIARDCVIGAGAVVIAQTNQGMVYAGNPAKPLKNKKSQMFIAGAETI; this is encoded by the coding sequence ATGGCTGGAGAGAAACAAAAAGTGGTAATTATCGGTGAAGGTGAAACCGCGGAGCTTGCTTACGACTATTTCAAAAGCGACCCATGCTATGAAATAGTGGCCTTCAGCGCGGAAAAAGTCCACATGAAAAGGCAAGTGCTCTTTAGCCTTCCAGTCGTGCCCCTTGAACAAATTGAAGAATACTACGACCCTAAGAGCCACAAAGCGTTTGTTGCAATTTCTTATACGCAACTGAACAGGCTCCGCCTCAGGCTTTGTAACATTACCAAACAGAAAGGCTACTCTCTTTGCACATACATAAGCCCCAGAGCATTCATAGGCGCGGGGGCCCAAATCGGCGAGAACTGCTTCATCTTAGAGAATGCGAGCATTCAACGAGGCGCAAAAATCGGCGACAACGTGACTATCTGGAGCGGAAGCTTGGTGGGGCACCGTTCAGTTGTTAGAGATAACTGTTTTATTGCGTCGCATGTCGCCATCTCTGGCTTTTGTGATATAGGCGAGAACTGTTTTTTAGGCGTGAACAGTTGTGTGGGCAGTGGCATAAAAATCGCCAGAGACTGCGTTATCGGAGCGGGGGCTGTTGTTATTGCTCAAACAAATCAAGGTATGGTTTATGCTGGTAACCCAGCTAAGCCGCTGAAAAACAAGAAATCGCAAATGTTTATCGCGGGCGCAGAAACGATATGA
- a CDS encoding FdtA/QdtA family cupin domain-containing protein: MLKQQKRSLLDECRIVDFPKVTDYRGNLSVIEENKQIPFKIKRVYYLYDVPSGASRGGHAHKALQQLVIALSGSFDVVLDDGYSRHRFFLNRPHYGLYIPARIWRELENFSSNSVALSLVSQVYDESDYIRDYDTFKRMVENGWRETKSGNYR, translated from the coding sequence TTGCTAAAGCAACAAAAACGCAGCCTTCTTGACGAGTGCAGAATTGTTGATTTCCCAAAAGTAACTGATTACCGAGGCAACCTCTCAGTCATCGAAGAGAACAAGCAAATTCCCTTCAAAATAAAACGAGTTTACTACTTGTACGATGTGCCAAGCGGAGCAAGTCGTGGTGGGCATGCTCACAAAGCGCTACAACAGCTTGTTATAGCTTTGAGCGGAAGCTTTGACGTTGTCTTAGACGACGGGTATAGTCGGCACCGATTTTTCCTCAATAGGCCACACTACGGGCTCTACATTCCCGCACGAATCTGGCGAGAACTAGAGAATTTCTCCTCAAACTCGGTTGCTTTATCGCTTGTTTCCCAAGTTTACGATGAATCTGACTACATTAGAGACTATGATACTTTCAAAAGGATGGTTGAGAATGGCTGGAGAGAAACAAAAAGTGGTAATTATCGGTGA
- a CDS encoding DUF2341 domain-containing protein — protein sequence MKTFFAILLVSIILVITIIFVFNLPATPSNIENPNWLIGWDYRKRHSIEGSYCAGTDYQIKIITYYGEGVDSRSEVFLNAKCQRSFDDVRFTDDDGLTMLDYWLETKNDGDKAVFWVKVNDNLDVDQDIFIYYGNKTVASASNINKTFPFADDFSADLNSSKWRLFGAGKVTISNGECKLESVPNPRGWIYIIGKTLVGTNYAVRFRSLVIEQADYRWTHHGFATIYNSTGTGGRIDEYPNYITASQEATFYAWSFRSRAYSNTSRLDLSNFAPQVETFYTYEIQRNGSTNVLLKSNDIFQGSVSTNVSEEQMGAMFSADNGGSNLYAVTVVDWVVIRKYTANEPAQSAWGAEETIFGKNILVFL from the coding sequence ATGAAAACTTTTTTCGCCATTCTGTTGGTATCAATAATTTTAGTGATAACTATCATTTTTGTCTTTAACTTGCCAGCTACACCCAGTAACATAGAAAACCCTAATTGGCTCATCGGTTGGGATTACCGAAAAAGGCACAGTATTGAAGGGTCATATTGTGCAGGCACCGATTACCAGATAAAAATAATTACTTACTACGGGGAAGGTGTTGATTCTCGCTCAGAAGTGTTTCTTAATGCCAAATGCCAGAGAAGCTTTGACGATGTTCGATTCACAGACGATGATGGCTTAACCATGCTTGACTATTGGTTAGAAACAAAAAATGATGGAGACAAGGCGGTGTTCTGGGTTAAAGTTAATGATAATCTCGATGTTGACCAAGACATTTTCATCTATTACGGTAATAAAACAGTCGCTAGCGCAAGCAACATAAACAAGACATTCCCATTCGCAGACGATTTCTCAGCTGATCTAAACAGTTCTAAATGGAGACTGTTCGGTGCAGGAAAAGTAACAATTTCTAATGGTGAATGTAAATTAGAATCCGTGCCCAACCCAAGAGGCTGGATATACATAATCGGCAAAACTTTAGTTGGCACGAACTATGCTGTGCGTTTCCGCTCCTTAGTTATTGAACAAGCAGATTACCGCTGGACACACCATGGTTTCGCAACAATCTACAACTCCACCGGCACCGGTGGAAGAATAGACGAGTACCCAAATTACATAACCGCAAGCCAAGAAGCAACTTTTTACGCTTGGTCATTTCGGTCGAGGGCTTACTCTAACACGTCAAGGCTCGACTTATCCAACTTTGCGCCGCAAGTAGAAACATTTTACACTTATGAAATTCAACGCAACGGTTCAACAAACGTCCTGCTGAAGTCAAACGATATATTTCAGGGAAGCGTGAGCACTAATGTTTCTGAGGAACAAATGGGTGCAATGTTTTCAGCCGATAACGGTGGCTCAAACTTGTATGCTGTTACAGTGGTGGATTGGGTTGTCATCCGCAAATACACAGCAAATGAACCTGCGCAGAGTGCGTGGGGAGCTGAAGAGACCATATTCGGAAAAAACATTTTGGTGTTCCTTTAG
- a CDS encoding glycosyltransferase family 2 protein, with protein MSQADPLVSVIILNFNGKDCLTSCLDSVLKNQYNNFEVIVVDNASTDQALQTAEELFGADSRLRIIRNGTNLGFSGGNNVGFAHSHGDYIVFLNNDTIVAPDWLTTLVSIMQNDSTIGLAQSLILTIDGQRIQTAGWLFSNYLIHKCTLCADKPSNMQLLPVFEVSFVCGACMMVRREIVEVMGLFDPKIPFFYDDTLLSLKTRLAQKRVVTVSGSKIRHAGGATNVWKTKFTTYHLLKSNLCLLFDIYPRLTDLARALLVNAFHITSNTFFCVKKKNIAAIVGNISALVWSIKNLGHLWQNRLDHWSKTAISPENLKKAFVKINLPTALYLLPSKLCNDSLSFAVSKYENMILKD; from the coding sequence TTGTCACAGGCAGACCCACTTGTCTCAGTCATCATCTTAAACTTCAACGGCAAAGATTGCTTAACGAGCTGTCTGGATTCAGTGTTAAAGAACCAATACAACAACTTCGAAGTCATCGTTGTGGATAATGCCTCAACAGACCAAGCCCTGCAAACCGCAGAAGAATTGTTTGGCGCTGACTCGAGGCTTAGAATAATCAGGAACGGCACGAATTTGGGGTTTAGCGGCGGCAACAACGTCGGCTTTGCTCACTCCCATGGTGACTACATTGTTTTCTTAAACAACGACACCATAGTCGCCCCTGATTGGCTAACTACACTGGTCAGTATCATGCAAAACGATTCAACCATCGGTCTAGCGCAAAGCCTAATTTTAACCATCGACGGGCAAAGAATTCAGACAGCAGGCTGGCTCTTTAGCAACTACCTCATACATAAATGTACACTATGCGCTGATAAACCAAGCAACATGCAGTTGCTACCAGTTTTTGAGGTTTCTTTTGTCTGCGGAGCCTGCATGATGGTTAGGCGGGAAATAGTTGAAGTGATGGGGTTGTTTGACCCTAAAATTCCTTTTTTCTACGATGACACGTTGCTTTCTTTGAAAACTAGACTGGCACAAAAAAGAGTCGTGACGGTTTCTGGGTCAAAAATTCGCCATGCCGGTGGAGCAACAAACGTGTGGAAAACAAAGTTCACAACGTATCATTTGCTCAAGTCAAACTTGTGCCTACTATTTGATATTTATCCGCGGCTGACTGATTTGGCAAGAGCATTGCTTGTTAACGCTTTTCATATAACAAGTAACACTTTTTTCTGCGTGAAAAAGAAAAACATAGCCGCCATTGTCGGAAACATTTCTGCATTAGTTTGGAGCATTAAAAATCTTGGGCATCTATGGCAAAACCGTCTCGATCACTGGAGCAAAACTGCGATTTCACCAGAAAATCTGAAAAAGGCTTTTGTTAAAATTAATCTTCCCACTGCCTTGTACCTTTTGCCCTCCAAGCTTTGCAATGATAGCCTTTCTTTTGCGGTAAGTAAGTATGAGAACATGATACTCAAGGACTGA
- a CDS encoding glycosyltransferase family 2 protein: protein MGNYWVSIVIPTYKRVGMLALLLSALKRQTYRNFDVVAVVKPSGDGTEDLLKQESAQLTITTVLQTQGHIVDAYFLGIKKSTGDIVALLDDDAIPADDWVEETVKIFKNSSIVAVTGDSFPALLNSGNIKIIPEREFPSVLSRYEFALFGRPLKGLEQYKNCVTDSGLVYERGNNAYWRKHGVVKALLRGPSMAVLGDVLRSINLAGDWILGCAWEMVLGWQIWKQGFEMIYSPNVKVYHLVHGRTASRDFLSPRCDLLWAVEAELLFYRLYRDEPQLSVISKLESDIMRVIYSLMHLRSNSKYQLRKIEGIMLGNIIGAKWVIYKLLSSSYSPLADLARFKSKET, encoded by the coding sequence TTGGGAAACTATTGGGTTTCCATTGTCATCCCCACGTACAAGAGGGTCGGTATGCTTGCGCTCTTGCTTTCAGCGCTAAAACGGCAGACCTACCGTAACTTTGACGTGGTAGCCGTGGTTAAGCCATCGGGTGACGGCACTGAAGATTTACTCAAACAAGAATCTGCTCAATTAACAATTACCACGGTGTTGCAGACTCAGGGTCACATTGTTGACGCGTACTTTTTGGGTATTAAGAAATCCACAGGCGACATCGTTGCGCTTCTTGATGACGATGCTATTCCAGCTGATGACTGGGTTGAAGAAACAGTAAAAATCTTCAAAAACTCAAGCATCGTCGCAGTTACAGGGGATTCATTTCCCGCGTTGTTAAACAGTGGCAACATAAAAATTATCCCAGAACGTGAGTTTCCCAGTGTTCTATCACGCTACGAGTTTGCCTTGTTCGGGCGTCCACTCAAAGGGCTTGAACAATACAAGAATTGCGTAACAGACTCAGGGCTGGTCTATGAGCGGGGCAATAATGCTTACTGGCGCAAGCACGGCGTTGTAAAAGCGTTGCTTCGTGGTCCTTCCATGGCGGTTTTAGGCGATGTTTTGCGGAGCATAAATTTGGCGGGTGATTGGATTCTTGGCTGTGCTTGGGAAATGGTGTTAGGATGGCAAATCTGGAAGCAAGGGTTTGAGATGATTTACAGCCCAAACGTGAAAGTGTACCACCTTGTTCATGGCAGAACGGCAAGTCGTGATTTTTTGAGCCCTAGGTGTGACCTTTTGTGGGCTGTTGAGGCTGAACTGCTGTTTTATCGTTTGTACCGTGATGAGCCGCAGCTTTCGGTTATTAGTAAATTGGAATCTGACATCATGCGTGTTATCTACAGTTTGATGCATTTGCGTTCTAATTCAAAGTATCAGTTGCGCAAAATTGAGGGCATCATGTTAGGGAACATAATCGGAGCAAAATGGGTCATATACAAACTGTTGAGTTCATCTTATTCCCCTCTTGCTGATTTGGCGAGATTCAAGTCCAAAGAAACCTAA
- a CDS encoding class I SAM-dependent methyltransferase — translation MATPCKLNPNDIFATSNSSMAYWDNYVTNYFLARQQTPEWIRRYIRMFYFQLVNRALGQLGADKNLRILKVDLWNEGVETSRDILGSLPSVEGVGFDFSNRICRLAKNRLRNVGITQAVCQNLPFDSGKFDLVLDLSTIDHIPFSGVSKIFAEYYRVLKPKGLLATAFWRSTFITKYFLCPHEDQFYFDEKKVACVLQENGFTIVSSYDVGSLLTLMESNFWFGQFVFWQLKRAFEDKLLTSVATFEQYFLNMMGGLHVFCARHP, via the coding sequence GTGGCAACCCCTTGTAAGCTAAACCCAAACGATATTTTTGCTACTTCCAATAGTAGCATGGCCTATTGGGATAACTATGTAACCAACTACTTTCTTGCACGCCAACAAACTCCTGAGTGGATCCGCCGGTACATACGAATGTTTTACTTTCAACTTGTCAACCGTGCTCTTGGACAACTTGGCGCCGACAAGAATTTACGTATTCTAAAAGTTGATTTGTGGAACGAAGGTGTTGAAACTTCCCGCGACATTTTAGGTAGCCTTCCCAGTGTGGAGGGGGTTGGTTTTGATTTCTCCAACAGGATTTGCCGTTTAGCTAAGAATAGGCTTCGTAATGTAGGCATAACACAGGCAGTCTGCCAAAACTTGCCTTTTGATTCTGGAAAATTCGATTTAGTTTTGGATTTGAGTACTATTGACCATATCCCCTTTTCGGGGGTTAGCAAGATTTTTGCCGAGTATTATCGTGTGCTTAAGCCCAAAGGGTTGTTGGCAACAGCTTTCTGGCGGTCTACCTTTATCACCAAATATTTCCTTTGTCCTCATGAGGACCAATTTTATTTTGATGAGAAAAAAGTTGCTTGCGTGCTACAAGAAAACGGTTTCACTATAGTAAGTAGCTATGATGTTGGTTCTTTGCTTACCCTCATGGAAAGCAACTTTTGGTTTGGGCAATTTGTTTTTTGGCAACTGAAGCGAGCGTTCGAGGACAAACTGTTAACTTCTGTGGCGACTTTTGAACAGTACTTCTTGAACATGATGGGTGGGCTACACGTTTTCTGTGCTCGTCATCCGTAA